A window of the Desulforegula conservatrix Mb1Pa genome harbors these coding sequences:
- a CDS encoding helix-turn-helix domain-containing protein has product MKKSEEIFGKILKKIRAEKGFSQEKLALEADLDRTFISLLERGLRQPSLNTLLQISKALDTKASEIVAQVEIELSKV; this is encoded by the coding sequence ATGAAAAAATCAGAAGAAATTTTTGGAAAGATTTTGAAAAAAATCAGGGCTGAAAAAGGCTTTTCACAAGAAAAGCTTGCCCTTGAAGCTGACCTTGATCGTACTTTTATTTCTTTATTGGAGAGAGGTTTGAGACAGCCGTCATTAAATACCTTACTTCAGATTTCAAAAGCCCTTGATACAAAAGCCAGTGAAATAGTCGCACAAGTTGAAATAGAGCTATCAAAAGTTTAA